Proteins from a genomic interval of Cupriavidus sp. WKF15:
- a CDS encoding alpha/beta fold hydrolase, protein MDAMRKGQRWVLDAFLAVGGLDVLHPDAGAIFEQIGYDSTDLKRVFGPVKAGSMLPSAWSAAAREIEHRARHWDARGFSRTARRLYERATLLYARTHYSILGDDPRRMRYLKKVVQSFEKVIAFADHPIERVALPFEGHHLHGILETPPNAKNLPCVIMLPGMDMFKEDWHKLMEQRILPRGWAAFALDGPGQGESLTRGLKMSLDNYDRAITAVIDWLSAHPAIDPERIVIMGSSMGSWWATRAAAVEPRIRAIAANMSNLGDKYVLLNQAQPSFMANLMFMTGISNTEEIQALSKAMTLDEIASKVDIPYLIITGENDELTTLDSSIGVYEKLRGPKELWIYQYEFHPIGPQSDEWLTASLDWLGHALANGFAPKHELRTFITKQGEYLEGSGEPPWWHP, encoded by the coding sequence ATGGATGCAATGCGAAAAGGCCAGCGTTGGGTGCTCGACGCGTTCCTGGCTGTCGGTGGACTGGATGTCCTTCACCCGGACGCCGGCGCGATCTTCGAGCAGATTGGCTACGACTCGACGGACCTGAAGCGGGTGTTCGGGCCGGTCAAGGCGGGCTCAATGCTCCCTTCCGCGTGGAGCGCGGCCGCCAGGGAGATTGAGCATCGAGCCCGGCATTGGGATGCACGCGGCTTCAGCCGGACGGCGCGTCGGCTATATGAGCGCGCCACGCTGCTATATGCACGCACGCATTACTCGATCCTCGGCGACGACCCTCGCCGCATGCGATATCTCAAGAAGGTGGTTCAGTCCTTTGAAAAGGTGATCGCGTTCGCCGACCACCCTATCGAGCGGGTCGCCCTGCCTTTCGAGGGTCACCACCTGCATGGGATCCTGGAAACGCCGCCCAACGCCAAGAATCTGCCTTGCGTGATCATGCTGCCCGGCATGGACATGTTTAAGGAGGACTGGCATAAGCTGATGGAGCAGCGGATCCTTCCCCGCGGTTGGGCCGCTTTTGCGCTCGACGGCCCAGGGCAGGGCGAGAGCCTGACCAGGGGCCTGAAAATGTCGCTCGATAACTATGATCGAGCCATTACTGCGGTGATCGATTGGCTGTCCGCACACCCCGCCATAGACCCCGAGCGGATCGTGATCATGGGATCCAGCATGGGATCCTGGTGGGCAACTCGTGCTGCCGCAGTCGAACCGCGCATTCGTGCCATCGCCGCCAATATGTCGAACCTGGGCGACAAGTACGTGCTTCTTAATCAGGCACAGCCCAGTTTCATGGCAAACCTGATGTTTATGACTGGCATTTCCAATACAGAGGAAATTCAGGCGCTGTCGAAGGCCATGACGCTCGACGAGATCGCCTCCAAGGTCGACATTCCGTATCTGATCATCACTGGCGAAAATGATGAGCTGACCACGCTGGACTCCAGCATCGGTGTGTATGAAAAGCTGCGCGGGCCCAAGGAACTGTGGATTTACCAGTATGAGTTCCACCCGATCGGTCCACAGTCCGATGAATGGCTGACAGCCTCACTGGACTGGCTTGGGCACGCGCTGGCAAATGGGTTCGCTCCGAAGCACGAACTTCGCACCTTTATTACGAAGCAAGGGGAATATCTCGAGGGCAGCGGTGAGCCGCCCTGGTGGCATCCCTGA
- a CDS encoding LysR family transcriptional regulator has product MRIFVQVVENASFAAAARALDISPAMATRAVASLESRLRTRLLQRSTRSVTPTDIGLDYAQRCQAILDAVAQADEAAVKDHIRPSGVLRIALPSTLALTLLPRVFSDFTYHFPEVSLDISIVDRHIDLVEEGYDMAIALDTMLTSESIVSRCVPFGRFIACCTPAYLGSRPVPTQWHDLIDHRVLCLRRFTEKVRALPSNRVDTSTSSAMLRMLALENCGIALVPDFMVGDDLRQGGLIQVLSAAPLPDMCLWLAYPTRQYISAKVSRFMEAALSALET; this is encoded by the coding sequence ATGCGCATCTTTGTGCAGGTGGTGGAGAATGCTTCGTTCGCGGCCGCCGCTCGCGCGCTTGACATCTCGCCTGCCATGGCGACCCGCGCGGTCGCCAGCCTGGAAAGCCGACTCCGGACTCGCCTGCTACAACGCAGTACACGTAGCGTCACGCCGACAGACATTGGACTGGACTACGCCCAACGCTGCCAAGCGATCCTCGATGCTGTCGCGCAGGCTGATGAAGCCGCGGTAAAAGACCACATCCGCCCCAGTGGCGTGCTCAGGATCGCGCTGCCTTCCACCCTCGCGCTTACCCTTTTGCCAAGGGTTTTCTCCGACTTTACTTACCACTTTCCGGAGGTATCACTCGACATCTCGATCGTCGACCGCCACATCGACCTGGTAGAAGAAGGCTACGATATGGCCATCGCACTTGACACAATGCTCACCAGCGAATCTATCGTCAGTAGGTGTGTGCCCTTCGGGCGGTTCATCGCATGTTGCACCCCAGCCTATCTTGGATCCAGGCCAGTTCCAACCCAGTGGCACGATCTCATTGATCATCGAGTCTTATGTTTGCGTCGCTTTACCGAAAAGGTCCGTGCATTGCCGAGTAACCGCGTCGACACCAGTACCAGCAGCGCCATGCTGAGAATGCTCGCGCTCGAGAATTGCGGGATAGCGCTAGTGCCGGACTTCATGGTCGGGGACGATCTACGCCAAGGAGGCCTCATTCAAGTATTGAGCGCAGCGCCCCTTCCCGATATGTGCCTTTGGCTTGCCTACCCCACCCGCCAATACATATCGGCCAAAGTCAGCAGATTTATGGAGGCGGCGCTTTCCGCGCTTGAAACGTGA
- the leuD gene encoding 3-isopropylmalate dehydratase small subunit, producing MEQFIQLKGIAAPLMRANIDTDLLIPSREINSPERDGYGEKLLAPWRYEGGTNGRRVERPDFVLNREPYRRATILLAGDNFGSGSSREAAVWAVRQFGFRCVIAPSFGAIFQNNCYRNGVLPVVLPAHEIAALAAEAERETLELTVDLRSCSVRHPNGRSLSFTVPPSERTLLLEGLDAIGLTLKRRAAIEAYQELLREARPWVLAVAEPH from the coding sequence ATGGAACAGTTCATCCAACTGAAGGGGATCGCCGCGCCGCTGATGCGGGCGAACATCGATACCGACCTGCTCATTCCCTCGCGCGAGATCAACTCGCCCGAGCGCGATGGCTATGGCGAGAAGCTGCTCGCGCCATGGCGCTATGAAGGGGGAACGAACGGCAGGCGTGTCGAGCGGCCGGATTTCGTGCTCAATCGCGAACCCTACCGCCGGGCGACGATCCTGCTGGCCGGCGACAACTTCGGCAGCGGCTCCTCGCGCGAGGCAGCCGTCTGGGCCGTCCGGCAGTTCGGCTTCCGCTGTGTCATCGCGCCGTCGTTCGGCGCGATCTTCCAGAACAATTGCTACCGCAACGGCGTGCTGCCGGTGGTGCTGCCCGCGCACGAGATTGCGGCGCTGGCGGCAGAAGCCGAGCGCGAGACGCTGGAACTGACCGTCGACCTGCGGTCGTGCTCGGTGCGACACCCGAATGGCCGCAGCCTGTCGTTCACCGTGCCTCCGAGCGAACGCACCTTGCTGCTCGAAGGGCTCGATGCGATCGGCCTGACCTTGAAACGCCGGGCCGCGATCGAGGCGTACCAGGAGCTACTGCGCGAGGCACGGCCCTGGGTCCTGGCCGTGGCCGAGCCGCACTGA
- a CDS encoding GntR family transcriptional regulator, with the protein MSSPETSRTRALSVAETLRNRIFDGEIPPGSHLMEVTLAQELGVSRTPVRDALARLADEGLLLYQPNRGFLVRRFQPKDIKDAFTVRATLEALGCRLIGERGLMHAEQQRLSELLEAQRRVLHDEEWNDQQALLWQDMNLDFHFALLELADNSWLTDAVHRARQLPIIFDSKSRPHDQDALMLLYQRDHSRQALAEHYRIVDALALREVGRAEALMREHILTNRDVLIRALGANGAA; encoded by the coding sequence ATGTCTTCACCTGAAACCTCCCGGACCCGCGCGCTCTCGGTCGCGGAGACCCTGCGCAACCGCATCTTCGACGGAGAGATTCCGCCCGGATCCCACCTGATGGAGGTCACGCTGGCCCAGGAGTTGGGTGTGTCCCGCACGCCGGTGCGCGATGCGCTGGCCCGGCTCGCCGACGAGGGCCTGCTGCTCTACCAGCCGAATCGCGGCTTCCTGGTCCGGCGGTTTCAGCCCAAGGACATCAAGGACGCCTTCACCGTGCGGGCCACGCTGGAGGCCCTGGGTTGCCGGCTGATCGGCGAGCGTGGCCTGATGCACGCCGAACAACAGCGGCTCAGCGAACTGCTGGAGGCGCAGCGGCGAGTGCTTCACGACGAGGAGTGGAACGACCAGCAGGCCCTGCTGTGGCAGGACATGAATCTGGATTTCCACTTTGCATTGCTTGAGCTGGCGGACAACAGCTGGCTGACCGATGCCGTGCACCGCGCGCGCCAGCTGCCCATTATTTTCGACAGCAAGTCACGTCCCCATGATCAGGACGCACTGATGCTGCTGTACCAGCGCGACCACAGCCGGCAAGCGCTGGCGGAGCACTACCGCATCGTGGACGCGCTGGCGCTGCGCGAGGTCGGCCGCGCCGAAGCGCTGATGCGTGAGCACATCCTGACTAATCGAGATGTGCTGATTCGCGCTCTGGGGGCGAACGGCGCCGCATAG
- a CDS encoding 3-isopropylmalate dehydratase large subunit: MHASPRNIIEKIWDRHVVAQLEGGQALLHVDRVFLHDRAGPRVLAGVEEGGHRVARPGLVFGTMDHIVDTQPGRGDDTLVQGGRGFIQAFRAATQRSGIRLFDLGNPHQGIAHVISPELGIALPGTTLVCCDSHTCTVGGIGALAWGIGTTEGEHAVATQCLVRSKPRTMRVSFHGSVAPGVSAKDMVLALIGRFGVSGGDGHAIEFAGEAIRGLDVEGRLTLCNMAVEFGAWTGLVAPDARTVEWLAGRPFAPAGADWEAAVTDWLALRSDDGARWDKELELNCAELAPQVTWGTHPGQVVGIDATVPVPADADAGRALRYMDLHPAQPLLGTPIDAAFIGSCTNSRLPDLRAAAQVVRGRRVRPGVKAIVVPGSTSVKHAAEAEGLDRVFTEAGFEWRESGCSLCFFAGGDNFDQPGKPGRRVITSTNRNFEGRQGPGVRSHLASPATVAASAIAGCIADPRPLLR; the protein is encoded by the coding sequence ATGCATGCATCGCCGCGCAACATCATCGAGAAGATCTGGGACCGGCACGTCGTGGCCCAGTTGGAAGGCGGGCAGGCGCTGCTCCATGTCGACAGGGTCTTCCTCCACGACCGCGCTGGCCCCCGCGTGCTGGCAGGTGTGGAAGAGGGCGGGCACCGCGTGGCCCGGCCGGGGCTGGTGTTCGGCACCATGGACCACATCGTCGACACCCAGCCGGGCCGGGGCGACGACACGCTGGTCCAGGGCGGGCGCGGCTTTATCCAGGCCTTTCGTGCCGCCACCCAGCGCTCGGGTATCCGTCTGTTCGACCTCGGCAACCCCCATCAGGGCATCGCGCATGTGATCTCGCCCGAGCTCGGCATCGCCTTGCCGGGCACTACGCTGGTCTGCTGCGACAGCCATACCTGCACGGTTGGCGGCATCGGCGCGCTGGCATGGGGCATCGGCACCACCGAAGGCGAGCACGCAGTCGCCACGCAGTGCCTGGTGCGAAGCAAGCCAAGGACCATGCGGGTGTCGTTCCACGGCAGCGTTGCGCCGGGGGTGTCGGCCAAGGACATGGTGCTGGCGCTGATCGGCAGGTTCGGCGTGAGCGGTGGCGACGGCCATGCCATCGAGTTCGCCGGAGAGGCGATACGGGGGCTCGATGTGGAAGGGCGGCTGACCCTGTGCAATATGGCTGTCGAGTTCGGTGCCTGGACCGGGCTGGTGGCCCCCGATGCGCGCACGGTCGAATGGCTGGCCGGACGGCCCTTTGCTCCCGCCGGCGCGGACTGGGAGGCCGCGGTGACGGACTGGCTGGCACTGCGCTCGGACGACGGCGCGCGCTGGGACAAGGAGCTGGAGCTGAACTGCGCGGAGCTTGCTCCGCAGGTGACCTGGGGAACCCACCCCGGCCAGGTCGTAGGTATCGACGCCACCGTTCCGGTCCCCGCCGACGCGGATGCCGGGCGCGCGCTCCGCTACATGGACCTGCACCCGGCGCAGCCGCTGCTGGGGACGCCCATCGACGCTGCCTTCATCGGCTCCTGCACCAATAGCCGCCTGCCTGACCTGCGCGCTGCCGCGCAGGTGGTGCGGGGACGACGCGTGCGCCCCGGCGTCAAGGCCATCGTGGTGCCTGGGTCGACCAGCGTGAAGCATGCCGCGGAAGCCGAGGGCCTGGATCGCGTGTTCACGGAAGCGGGCTTTGAATGGCGCGAAAGCGGATGTTCGTTGTGCTTCTTCGCCGGCGGCGACAACTTCGACCAGCCGGGCAAGCCCGGGCGCCGCGTGATCACCAGCACCAACCGCAATTTCGAGGGCAGGCAGGGTCCGGGCGTGCGCTCTCACCTGGCCAGCCCGGCCACGGTGGCCGCCTCGGCCATCGCCGGCTGCATTGCCGATCCGCGTCCGCTGCTGCGCTAG
- a CDS encoding isocitrate lyase/PEP mutase family protein, which translates to MRKTALLQKLIHAPELLVMPGAFDALSARIVQEAGFPAVQCSGFGISVSRLGLPDYSFLSMSDMVAATQHIVDAVDLPVMADGDTGFGNAVNAWHAVKAFERIGCAGVNIEDQVMPKRCGHLEGKSIVPLDEAVQKIRACAEARTDPDFVINARTDALAVGGIGEVIRRGNAYLEAGATMIFVDGMTSRELARQAVQGIRGPVAINVVEGGRSPEAFTFEEMERIGIARVSVPGTLMLAAIQGMRDALAALRANGYAGGPGARLADFREQLELVGFKEVFALEQRYLAGLQHPGTAR; encoded by the coding sequence ATGCGAAAGACAGCATTGCTCCAGAAACTGATCCATGCGCCCGAACTCCTTGTCATGCCGGGTGCCTTTGACGCCTTATCCGCCCGCATCGTGCAAGAGGCTGGCTTTCCCGCCGTGCAGTGCTCCGGCTTCGGCATTTCCGTGAGCCGGCTGGGGCTGCCGGACTACAGCTTCCTTTCGATGTCCGACATGGTTGCGGCCACGCAGCACATCGTCGATGCCGTCGACCTGCCGGTCATGGCCGACGGCGATACCGGCTTCGGCAATGCCGTCAACGCCTGGCATGCGGTCAAGGCGTTCGAGCGCATTGGCTGCGCGGGCGTCAATATCGAGGACCAGGTCATGCCCAAGCGCTGCGGACACCTGGAGGGCAAGTCCATCGTGCCGCTGGATGAGGCAGTGCAGAAGATCCGGGCCTGCGCCGAGGCGCGCACGGATCCGGATTTCGTGATCAACGCGCGTACCGATGCGCTTGCCGTGGGCGGTATCGGGGAAGTGATCCGTCGCGGCAATGCCTACCTGGAGGCCGGGGCGACCATGATCTTCGTGGACGGCATGACGTCCAGGGAGCTGGCACGGCAGGCCGTGCAGGGAATCCGCGGGCCAGTGGCGATCAATGTGGTCGAAGGCGGCAGGTCGCCAGAGGCCTTCACCTTCGAGGAGATGGAGCGCATCGGCATCGCGCGTGTGAGCGTGCCAGGCACGCTGATGCTGGCGGCCATCCAGGGCATGCGCGACGCGCTGGCGGCGCTGCGTGCCAACGGTTACGCCGGCGGCCCCGGCGCACGGCTGGCGGACTTCCGCGAGCAGCTCGAGCTGGTCGGCTTCAAGGAGGTGTTCGCGCTGGAGCAGCGCTATCTGGCCGGGCTGCAGCATCCCGGCACTGCGCGCTGA
- a CDS encoding ABC transporter substrate-binding protein, whose protein sequence is MVLAALVASVCNGSLMAAQPAPLRVGLLTVKTGVAAGIGQQMQDGFEYLLQERGGKLAGRDVEVVVADTAASPAVAKAKFLQLTERDRVDVVVGPLAAFEAVAIRDDIARAKIPVILSSAAAEDLTQRKADPWMVRSSSTSAQAMHPFGEYAANTLKYRRIAVVAEDLSFSHETVAGFQRTFEEAGGKIVQKLWAPFNGTDFATVIAQIRPNVDAVLINFSGGNAARFLKQYRDYGLKQKTPLLAGMNTVDESLLEKMGDEALGIVSAGWYSGAIATPANDRYVAGFRKQYHIAPGFYATGGYSAGLILEQALQAGGATTLTGRALADAMHAVRISQSPRGPLTLDRLGNPVVTVYIRKVARVGGKLVNTVVREYPGVTQFWTYDPSAFLANPVYSRDYPPSRNLD, encoded by the coding sequence ATGGTGCTGGCCGCGTTGGTCGCCAGCGTGTGCAACGGGTCGCTGATGGCGGCGCAACCCGCGCCACTGCGCGTGGGGTTGCTGACCGTCAAGACAGGTGTTGCCGCGGGGATCGGGCAACAGATGCAGGACGGTTTCGAATACCTGCTGCAAGAGCGGGGAGGAAAGCTTGCTGGCCGCGACGTGGAGGTAGTGGTGGCCGATACTGCGGCGTCGCCGGCGGTCGCGAAGGCTAAGTTCCTGCAACTGACTGAGCGCGACCGTGTCGATGTTGTGGTCGGCCCGCTAGCCGCCTTCGAGGCCGTTGCCATTCGCGACGATATCGCGCGCGCGAAGATCCCGGTCATTCTCAGTTCCGCCGCAGCCGAAGACCTGACCCAGCGCAAGGCGGACCCCTGGATGGTGCGAAGCTCGTCGACTTCCGCGCAGGCCATGCATCCGTTTGGCGAGTACGCCGCCAATACCCTCAAGTACCGGCGCATCGCGGTCGTTGCAGAGGACCTCTCCTTCTCCCATGAAACGGTAGCTGGATTCCAGCGGACCTTCGAGGAAGCCGGCGGGAAGATTGTCCAAAAGCTGTGGGCGCCATTCAACGGCACGGATTTCGCGACCGTGATCGCGCAGATTCGCCCGAACGTTGACGCGGTCCTGATCAATTTCTCTGGCGGCAATGCAGCGCGCTTCCTGAAGCAGTACCGCGACTATGGGCTCAAGCAGAAGACTCCCCTGCTGGCGGGGATGAATACGGTCGATGAATCCCTGCTTGAGAAGATGGGCGACGAGGCCCTCGGCATTGTCTCCGCCGGTTGGTATAGCGGTGCCATCGCCACGCCCGCCAACGACCGCTATGTCGCGGGCTTTCGCAAGCAGTACCACATCGCGCCAGGCTTCTATGCAACCGGCGGCTACAGCGCCGGGCTGATTCTCGAGCAGGCGCTGCAAGCGGGTGGCGCAACCACGCTGACGGGGCGAGCCCTTGCGGACGCGATGCATGCGGTTCGCATATCGCAAAGCCCTCGCGGTCCGCTAACGCTGGATCGCCTCGGGAACCCCGTGGTGACTGTCTACATTCGCAAGGTCGCGCGCGTCGGGGGCAAGCTGGTCAACACGGTCGTTCGTGAATACCCCGGTGTCACCCAGTTCTGGACGTATGACCCGTCTGCGTTCCTGGCCAATCCCGTCTATTCGCGGGACTACCCACCATCACGCAACCTCGACTGA
- a CDS encoding tripartite tricarboxylate transporter substrate binding protein, with translation MASLTSPRRARPVLLLALMCAICQTPRANAESSAAWPARPLSLVVPFPAGGTTDTIARLLSKNLSRQLGQSVVVENKSGASGTLGAAQVLRAPADGYSLLLGTPAEQINAPLMMARPPYDPARDFAPVGCVSRGPNVLVVNPGLKAKTLADLLRMARARPGQINFGSAGNGNTSHLSGELFAQAAGVVLTHIPYRGNAPAIADTIGGQVQMMFSNPATVLPHIRGGTLQPLAVTSRARIAALPDVPTLKESGIPVEIYSWTCLFTRAGTPQAIVGKLHGALAQALDDGQLAQAIEASGAEKFPSTPEQASRFLAAERTMWGNLIRSRHIHTD, from the coding sequence ATGGCTAGCCTCACATCCCCCCGCCGGGCCCGCCCAGTCCTGCTTCTCGCACTCATGTGCGCCATCTGCCAGACACCCCGGGCAAACGCCGAATCGAGCGCGGCATGGCCAGCGCGACCGCTCTCGCTGGTGGTGCCTTTTCCCGCCGGCGGCACCACTGACACAATCGCCCGCCTGCTGTCGAAGAACCTGTCCCGACAGCTCGGCCAGTCAGTGGTGGTCGAAAACAAGAGCGGCGCCAGCGGCACGCTGGGTGCCGCGCAAGTGCTGCGCGCGCCGGCGGACGGCTACTCCCTGCTGCTGGGGACGCCCGCCGAGCAGATCAATGCGCCGCTGATGATGGCGCGTCCGCCCTACGACCCCGCCCGTGACTTCGCACCGGTGGGCTGCGTCAGCCGTGGTCCGAATGTGCTCGTCGTCAATCCAGGATTGAAGGCAAAGACGCTGGCGGACCTGCTGCGCATGGCCCGGGCGCGGCCGGGACAGATCAATTTCGGCAGCGCCGGCAATGGCAATACCTCTCACCTGTCTGGCGAACTGTTTGCGCAGGCCGCCGGTGTCGTGCTCACGCACATCCCTTATCGCGGCAATGCGCCGGCCATCGCCGACACCATCGGCGGCCAGGTGCAGATGATGTTTTCCAATCCGGCCACCGTGCTGCCCCATATCCGCGGCGGCACGCTGCAACCGCTCGCGGTGACCTCGCGCGCGCGGATTGCCGCACTGCCGGACGTACCCACGCTGAAGGAATCGGGCATCCCGGTCGAGATCTATAGCTGGACCTGCCTGTTCACGCGTGCCGGGACACCGCAGGCAATCGTCGGCAAGCTTCACGGCGCGCTCGCGCAGGCGCTCGATGACGGGCAGCTCGCCCAGGCGATCGAGGCCAGCGGCGCCGAAAAATTCCCCTCCACGCCCGAGCAGGCCAGCCGCTTCCTTGCGGCCGAGCGGACAATGTGGGGTAATCTCATCCGCAGCCGACATATCCACACCGACTGA
- a CDS encoding isochorismatase family cysteine hydrolase — MTNTAFIGLDYIVDITHPDGKIAHAARQVAERDVIGAANRALRFARSRNWLTILVNVGFARGYPDQPKHSPLFGRAHETGAIELGTPGTALHPGLDQHLADLVMVKPRVSAFYGTGLDAALRARGVQRLLVAGVSSAWAVQGTVRDAHDRDYEVLVLEDGCAAANEDHHRTSMELLGTIATIIRIDGLAELH, encoded by the coding sequence ATGACAAACACTGCATTCATCGGACTCGACTATATCGTCGATATCACGCATCCGGACGGAAAGATCGCGCACGCTGCCCGCCAGGTCGCCGAGCGCGACGTGATCGGCGCGGCAAACCGCGCACTGCGCTTCGCCCGCAGCCGGAACTGGCTAACGATCCTGGTCAACGTCGGCTTCGCCAGGGGCTATCCCGATCAACCCAAGCACTCGCCGCTGTTCGGGCGCGCACACGAAACCGGCGCGATCGAGCTTGGCACGCCCGGGACGGCGCTTCATCCCGGCCTGGACCAGCATCTGGCCGATCTGGTCATGGTCAAGCCACGCGTCAGTGCCTTCTATGGTACCGGCCTCGACGCGGCATTGCGGGCCCGCGGCGTGCAGCGGCTGCTGGTGGCCGGGGTCAGCAGCGCCTGGGCTGTGCAAGGCACCGTGCGCGACGCCCACGACCGCGACTATGAAGTACTCGTGCTGGAAGATGGCTGCGCCGCCGCGAATGAGGACCACCACCGTACGTCGATGGAGTTGCTCGGCACCATCGCCACGATCATCCGCATCGACGGGCTGGCTGAGCTGCATTAA